One window from the genome of Littorina saxatilis isolate snail1 unplaced genomic scaffold, US_GU_Lsax_2.0 scaffold_3085, whole genome shotgun sequence encodes:
- the LOC138955438 gene encoding alpha-1,3-mannosyl-glycoprotein 4-beta-N-acetylglucosaminyltransferase C-like: KLYRSKDLEKLSQLLMMFYQEQPVDYTYLYFNMLMTQLQKRLRNPTLFQHQGIHSSFPGKIQPLKDRYFDVMVKRYKGDNPSAEMFTTMKTYLNFVPRLPYANTDGYFWSYGAPTAGDTFILVFDFPQRLDRVVIDTGSESHPNDILESASLKASLTLIKNPARVECTNDIDLGVFAGGRIEVKGMADAIKFKVVCLQVEVWKNQDAWAIIREIAVFVLKES, from the exons GCAAACTGTACAGATCCAAGGACTTGGAGAAGTTGTCACAGCTGTTGATGATGTTCTACCAAGAGCAACCAGTGGACTACACCTATCTCTACTTCAACATGCTGATGACGCAGCTCCAGAAACGACTCCGCAATCCCACTCTCTTCCAGCACCAAGGCATCCATTCCTCCTTCCCAG GCAAAATCCAGCCCCTGAAAGACCGCTACTTCGACGTCATGGTCAAGAGATACAAGGGCGACAACCCTTCAGCGGAGATGTTTACCACCATGAAGACCTACCTCAACTTTGTGCCGCGACTTCCTTACGCCAACACTGACGGCTACTTCTGGAGCTACGGGGCGCCGACGGCAGGCGATACCTTCATCCTCGTCTTCGACTTTCCGCAGCGGTTGGATCGTGTTGTCATTGACACGGGGTCCGAGAGTCATCCCAACGATATTCTAGAGAGCGCTTCTCTCAAGGCCAGCTTGACCTTGATCAAGAACCCCGCGCGCGTGGAGTGCACCAATGACATTGACCTTGGGGTGTTCGCGGGAGGTCGGATCGAGGTCAAAGGCATGGCCGACGCGATCAAGTTCAAGGTCGTTTGTTTGCAGGTGGAGGTGTGGAAGAACCAGGACGCGTGGGCTATTATTCGTGAGATCGCTGTCTTCGTTCTCAAGGAGTCATGA